Part of the Pseudomonas abietaniphila genome is shown below.
GCGAGCAAGCCCTTTGTCGTCCCGGAAGACCTGGCCACGGAGACGTTGATCACCTACCCGGTCGAGCGTGACCGTCTGGACATCTTCACGCGTTTTCTGGAGCCCGCCGACGTCGAGCCCGCGCAGGTCCGCACCTCGGAGCTGACGGTGATGATGATGCAGCTTGTCGCCAGCGGCCGTGGCGTGTGTGGGATGCCGCACTGGGCGTTGCATGAATACAGCTCACGCGGCTACGTGAAAGCCAAGCGGCTGGGTGAGAAAGGATTATTTGCGACGCTGTACGCGGCGATTCGCGCCGACATGCTGGACGCGCCGTACATGCGAGACTTTCTGCTGACGGCGAAAGATACGTCGTTCTCGACGCTGGATGGGGTCAGTGCGGTGCGGTGAATGGGGAAACCTTGGTGTAGGAACTCGCTTGCCCGCAATAGCTGCGTGTCTGTGATGACGGCGGTGACTGACACAACGCAATCGCGGGCAAGCGCGCTCCTACCGGGTTCGTTGCAGGACTCAGGCGGTTTGCAGGCTTCGATACAGCGGCAGGATCGAATCCCGCGTCAACGGCGCCAAGTGCAGATGGTTCACATCACCGGCATCGACCCAGACGACCTCTTCAATCTCGGCTGCTGGTTTGACGTCGTGCGCAACGTCCAGTCGATAGAGCTGGCAGTTCACTTCAAAGCCCGGCTCGTTGGCGGCTGGCGCTGAAAACTCTCCCAGAAACTGCGCCTGCTCCGGCGCCACACACAACCCAAGCTCTTCGTGCAGCTCACGCGCCAGCGCATTCACCGCCGTCTCGCCTGCATCGATCTTGCCGCCCGGCTGCATGAACGCCTGCGTTCCGCGCTTTCGCACCAGCAGGGTTCGACCGTCGGGGCCAATCAGCAGCGCCGCGGCGATGCGAATGACCTTCACAGCACCACCTCGGTTTTCAGTGCGCGATGTTCATCCGCGCGCTCCAGCGCCAGCACGATCAACCGATCAATCAGCTCGGGATAGCTCAAACCGCTGGCCTGCCAGAGTTTCGGGTACATGCTGATGGAGGTGAACCCAGGAAGGGTGTTGACCTCGTTGATGATGATTTCACGCGCGTCGGTGACGAAGAAATCCACCCGCGACAACCCGGCACAGCCCAATACGCGATACGCCTGCAAGGCGACTTCCCGCACGGCTTCGCTGAGGTCTGCCGAGAGCTCGGCAGGGATTGCGATCCGCGCCTGACCGTCGTTCAGGTACTTGGTGTCATAGGCGTAGAACTCATCGTTGGCCACCACCTCGCCACACACGCTGACCTGCGGGGCGTGGTTGCCCAACACCGCGCACTCCACTTCCCGCCCGACAATGCCCTGTTCGATCAGGACCTTGTTGTCGTAATCGAACGCCAGCTTCAACGCGGCAGCGTAGCTGGCCTCGTCCGTGACCTTGCTGACGCCGACGGAGGAGCCCTGACTGGCAGGTTTGACGAACAGGGGCAGACCCAGTTGCGCCGACACGCTGACAAAGTCAACCGATTCGCCCCGGTGCAGCACAACGAAAGGCGCCACGGCAATGCCGGCGTCGCGCAGCAAGCGTTTGGTCACGTCCTTGTCCATGCACACCGCCGAACCCAGCACATCGGGGCCTACGAACGGAATATCGAGCAGCCGCAACAGGCCCTGGAGCGAACCGTCTTCGCCAGAACTGCCGTGGATCAGCGGGAAGACCACATCAATGCGCGGCACTTCCAGCCCCGTTTCCACTTCAACGAACTGAGGGCCTTGGGCAC
Proteins encoded:
- a CDS encoding NUDIX hydrolase, which codes for MKVIRIAAALLIGPDGRTLLVRKRGTQAFMQPGGKIDAGETAVNALARELHEELGLCVAPEQAQFLGEFSAPAANEPGFEVNCQLYRLDVAHDVKPAAEIEEVVWVDAGDVNHLHLAPLTRDSILPLYRSLQTA
- the ddlA gene encoding D-alanine--D-alanine ligase; protein product: MKKSVAIVFGGQSSEHEVSLQSARNVINAIDRNNYYITLIGIDKQGHWLRFDERDYLQNATDPAHIKLSESGRLLSLMPGAQGPQFVEVETGLEVPRIDVVFPLIHGSSGEDGSLQGLLRLLDIPFVGPDVLGSAVCMDKDVTKRLLRDAGIAVAPFVVLHRGESVDFVSVSAQLGLPLFVKPASQGSSVGVSKVTDEASYAAALKLAFDYDNKVLIEQGIVGREVECAVLGNHAPQVSVCGEVVANDEFYAYDTKYLNDGQARIAIPAELSADLSEAVREVALQAYRVLGCAGLSRVDFFVTDAREIIINEVNTLPGFTSISMYPKLWQASGLSYPELIDRLIVLALERADEHRALKTEVVL